One region of Prinia subflava isolate CZ2003 ecotype Zambia chromosome 6, Cam_Psub_1.2, whole genome shotgun sequence genomic DNA includes:
- the TBR1 gene encoding T-box brain protein 1 → MQLEHCLSPSIMLSKKFLNVSSSYPHAGGSELALHDHPIISTTDNLERSSPLKKITRGMTNQSDTDNFPDSKDTPGDVQRNKLSPVLDGVSELRHSFDGSAADRYLLSQSSQPQSAASAPSTMFPYPSQHGPAHPAFSIASPSRYMAHHPVITNGAYNSLLSNSSPQGYPTAGYPYPQQYGHSYQGAPFYQFSSTQPGLVPGKAQVYLCNRPLWLKFHRHQTEMIITKQGRRMFPFLSFNISGLDPTAHYNIFVDVILADPNHWRFQGGKWVPCGKADTNVQGNRVYMHPDSPNTGAHWMRQEISFGKLKLTNNKGASNNNGQMVVLQSLHKYQPRLHVVEVNEDGTEDTNQPGRVQTFTFPETQFIAVTAYQNTDITQLKIDHNPFAKGFRDNYDTIYTGCDMDRLTPSPNDSPRSQIVPGARYAMAGSFLQDQFVSNYAKSRFHPGAGAGPGPGADRSVPHTNGLLSPQQAEDPGAPSPQRWFVAPANNRLDFAASAYDTATDFAGNAATLLSYAAAGVKALPLQAAGCAGRPLGYYADPSGWGARSPPQYCSKSGSVLSCWPNSAAAARMAAGNPYLGEEAESLAPERSPLPGAEDSKPKDLSDSSWIETPSSIKSIDSSDSGIYEQAKRRRISPSDTPVSESSSPLKSEVLTQRDCEKTCAKDIGYYGFYSHS, encoded by the exons ATGCAGCTGGAGCATTGTCTTTCTCCCTCTATCATGCTCTCCAAGAAATTTCTCAATGTGAGCAGCAGTTACCCACATGCAGGCGGATCTGAGCTTGCCTTGCATGATCATCCCATTATCTCGACCACTGACAACCTGGAGAGAAGTTCacctttgaaaaaaattaccaggGGGATGACGAATCAGTCAGATACAGACAATTTTCCTGACTCCAAGGACACACCAGGGGACGTCCAGAGAAATAAACTCTCTCCCGTCTTGGACGGGGTCTCTGAGCTTCGTCACAGTTTCGATGGATCTGCTGCAGATCGCTATCTGCTCTCTCAGTCCAGCCAGCCCCagtctgctgcctctgctcctaGTACCATGTTCCCTTATCCCAGCCAGCATGGACCTGCACACCCAGCCTTCTCCATCGCCAGTCCCAGCCGCTACATGGCTCATCATCCTGTGATCACCAACGGAGCTTATAACAGCCTCCTGTCCAACTCTTCTCCGCAAGGCTACCCCACGGCGGGCTACCCGTACCCCCAGCAGTATGGCCATTCCTACCAAGGGGCACCTTTCTACCAGTTCTCCTCCACCCAGCCGGGGCTGGTTCCCGGCAAGGCTCAGGTCTACCTGTGCAACAGGCCACTCTGGCTGAAATTTCACCGGCACCAGACGGAGATGATCATCACGAAGCAGGGAAG gcGCATGTTCCCTTTCCTAAGCTTTAATATTTCTGGTCTCGACCCGACGGCTCACTACAATATTTTTGTGGATGTAATTTTGGCGGATCCCAATCACTGGAGATTTCAGGGAGGCAAATGGGTTCCTTGCGGCAAGGCGGACACCAATGTACAAG GAAACCGGGTGTATATGCATCCCGACTCCCCCAACACGGGAGCCCACTGGATGCGTCAGGAAATCTCCTTTGGGAAACTAAAACTTACAAACAATAAAGGAGCATCAAACAACAACGGGCAG ATGGTGGTTTTGCAGTCCCTTCACAAGTACCAACCTCGCTTGCATGTGGTGGAGGTGAACGAAGACGGGACGGAGGATACCAACCAGCCGGGCAGAGTTCAGACATTCACGTTCCCCGAGACGCAGTTCATTGCCGTCACCGCCTACCAAAACACCGAT ATCACACAGCTGAAAATAGATCACAACCCTTTCGCAAAAGGATTCCGAGACAATTATGACAC GATCTACACGGGCTGCGACATGGACCGGCTGACGCCTTCCCCCAACGACTCGCCCCGCTCGCAGATCGTGCCCGGGGCCCGCTACGCCATGGCCGGCTCCTTCCTCCAGGACCAGTTCGTGAGTAACTACGCCAAGTCCCGCTTCCACCCCGGGGCAGGAGCCGGCCCGGGGCCCGGCGCCGACCGCAGCGTGCCCCACACCAACGGGCTGCTCTCCCCACAGCAAGCCGAGGACCCGGGGGCCCCCTCGCCGCAGCGCTGGTTCGTCGCCCCCGCCAACAACCGCCTCGACTTCGCCGCCTCCGCCTACGACACGGCCACCGACTTCGCCGGCAACGCGGCCACGCTGCTGTCCTACGCGGCCGCGGGCGTGAAGGCGCTGCCGCTGCAGGCGGCCGGCTGCGCCGGGCGGCCGCTGGGCTACTACGCCGACCCCTCGGGCTGGGGGGCCCGCAGCCCCCCGCAGTACTGCAGCAAGTCGGGCTCCGTGCTCTCCTGCTGGCCCAacagcgcggcggcggcgcgcaTGGCCGCCGGCAACCCCTACCTGGGGGAGGAGGCGGAGAGCCTGGCCCCCGAGCGGTCCCCCTTGCCGGGCGCCGAGGACTCCAAGCCCAAAGATTTGTCCGACTCCAGCTGGATCGAGACGCCGTCGTCCATTAAGTCCATCGACTCCTCCGATTCTGGGATTTACGAGCAGGCCAAAAGGAGGAGGATCTCCCCCTCGGACACCCCGGTGTCCGAGAGCTCCTCGCCCCTCAAGAGCGAGGTGCTTACCCAGCGGGACTGCGAAAAGACCTGCGCCAAGGACATCGGCTATTACGGCTTCTACTCGCACAGCTAG